A portion of the Chondrinema litorale genome contains these proteins:
- a CDS encoding N-acetylmuramoyl-L-alanine amidase family protein — protein MKNLLIIPLAIAGIMLCSFQPVDKPAYSVKKIVIDAGHGGFDPGCSGSISKEKELTLEIAFELGKLISTFHKDVEIIYTRTKNQYVNLHERAMIANRASADLFISIHCNAYPKENIHGTETYTMGLSHTNDNLAVAMRENSVILKEEGYLQLYDGFDPKSPVSYILLSNLQQAYQENSIAFASLIENEFGKANERPNRGVKQAGFLVLAKTTMPSVLVEVGFLTNKEEEKYLNSDLGKAKVAANLYRAFRNYKRDLEARSN, from the coding sequence ATGAAAAATCTCTTAATAATTCCCTTAGCTATTGCCGGAATTATGCTTTGTTCTTTTCAACCTGTTGATAAGCCGGCATATTCTGTAAAAAAAATAGTGATAGATGCAGGCCATGGCGGGTTTGATCCGGGATGTTCAGGCTCTATCAGTAAAGAAAAAGAATTAACTCTTGAAATAGCTTTCGAATTAGGTAAACTCATAAGTACCTTTCATAAGGATGTAGAAATTATTTACACGCGAACAAAAAATCAATATGTAAATCTACACGAAAGGGCAATGATTGCCAATCGAGCATCTGCAGATTTGTTTATTTCAATTCATTGCAATGCTTATCCAAAAGAAAATATTCATGGCACAGAAACCTATACAATGGGTTTAAGCCATACCAATGATAATTTGGCGGTTGCCATGCGAGAAAACTCTGTAATCTTGAAAGAAGAAGGTTATTTACAACTATACGACGGATTTGATCCTAAATCTCCGGTTTCGTATATCTTGTTGTCTAACCTACAACAGGCTTATCAAGAAAACAGCATTGCCTTTGCTTCACTAATAGAAAATGAATTTGGAAAGGCAAACGAACGTCCAAATCGTGGAGTAAAACAAGCAGGCTTTTTAGTTTTAGCAAAAACAACAATGCCAAGTGTATTGGTAGAAGTTGGTTTTCTTACAAACAAAGAAGAAGAAAAATACCTTAATTCTGATTTGGGAAAAGCAAAAGTTGCAGCAAATCTTTATCGCGCTTTTAGAAATTACAAAAGAGATTTGGAAGCAAGAAGTAATTAA